Below is a window of Dictyostelium discoideum AX4 chromosome 1 chromosome, whole genome shotgun sequence DNA.
tttataatatttttattttttatttcaatttaataaatatttttaattttaacaaataaataaaatttattattattatttttttcttatttgttaaatagtttttcttttttttttttatttttcttttatttaataatataaaatttttattaattttgtagTGCATAGAGCAATTGCTTTTAGCTCGATTTCTTAGTAGAaagaaattgttgttgttgatatggTTTCTGTTTTTGTTTGTATGAATTTGAAGAGGTGTGACTGTAGAGTGAGAGCAATGGTGAgagtattttttattttttttttttttaaaaaaggttaataattaattgaaattaaaaatggacaaaatttatatttaaatatatttttagttatttgaatgtatattaaatatgtttttatttatataaatatcaaataaataaattaatccaatattaattattataattttttttattatttttttgtaagGTTTGATAATTTTTGCACATCTCCAGCTCTCAGACAaaacatttcttttttatttttctttttattaaaaaaaaaaaaaaaaaaaaaagaaatcgcCTACCCGGAAAGCTGGAGTGAGCCAAAAGTTAATCAAATTTtaccaataaaaataataataataataataaatattaatttttttttactaaattCTAAgtgaatttcttttttaccaAATTCTAAAGTGactttatttgataataaaaaaaaaaaaaaaaaaaaaaaaatttatatatatatttttaattaataaaaaaaaaaaaaaatatataaaaaaattaacaaaaaagaaaaatattcaataaaaaaaaaatattcaataaaaaaaaaaaaaaaaaaatagaaaatgaaaagtaaaaaaaaacaatttaattatttgtactaatttttctttatttaataaaaattaataaaaaaaaaaaaataattttaaatacaaattccagatgaaattggtaaatttaaaagattaccTGAGGGACTACACATTTTAGTCCAATTTGAGCATTGTGACATACCTTCCATTTGAAGACACAAAGAGGAGTAAATTGGAAGTACAGCACAGCTTGGACTTAATTTTGTACATTTTTCACAGCCATCCATTGCCATATCATTACAAATACTTTTAATACTTGAAAAGATATCCATAGTTTTTGGgagatttttaattgattgtatTCTTGAACATTGTTTAATAACAGAATCTTTTGAACATAACTTTTTAAAGTTATTACATCCACTCATTCCTGGCATATCATGGGTACAACTATCACCGAGTATTGAAAATTCATCACAAGTACCATTTGAAGATCTCACTTGTTTACATGATTTTTGAATTGAACAAATTGGCATGTATGGCATACTAGAGCATAGACGGTTAATATCTActctaatattaaatattggaTATTCATAATTAACACAACTTGGGTCATTTGAATGTGTAACACAATCAATTTCtcctttaattttatatataaaactaattaaaattaataatatatttaatattttcattctttaatttttttttttttttttacttttgcacaaacttttattttattttatttatatttaataaatttatcgatcaacaaaaaaaataaaaaaaaaaaaaaataaaaaaataaaaaaaaaataaagttgttAAAGGGAGGAAAGtgttaaaaatgaaaaaagaaaaatacaattttaattttttttatcaaatagaaatataaattaataaaccaattattattaaaatttagtaaaaaataatattaaaaaaatataaattaacttTGTTTAacagaaattttaaatagtaactttataattttaaaataaatatttgacCACAAACCAtggatttttaaaatgttttttttccTTAATGTTTAAGACTCCTCAGTTATTTAACATAATTTTAAAGCAGGAATCGAACACTTGGCCATTCTTTCGAATTCTTAAAAAGCTCCCTGTCCGGGAATTGAACCCGGGCCTTTCGCGTGACAGGCGAAAATCCTCACCACTAGACCAACAAggattatttgatgattttttattttaaatatgtttaagcgtttttttttaaattatgaacaaatcaaagaaaaaaaaaaaacaaatatattttaaatttttttcagTGAATAGGTTTTTAGGAAAAAcgaaattggtttatttattattgtgaTTTATATCAACCATTATTGTAATTAATGGTGTctgtttttgaaaaaaaaattaatatccaTAACTTAATAAccttaaaatttaattaaatttttttttttttttttttttttatcttgagattattattttaattttatccaaataataaaaaaaatatatatatatttccttaaaaatatttacactttacatttgaaatttatttaagttttttttcttttaaaataatattaaaattaaataaaaatatatatatatttttatttgaatccaaatttttttttcatttttttttttcattttttatttttttttttatttttttttttattttttttttattttttttttatttttttttttttttaatttttttattttttgtccgagtttaaaaacaaacaaaaaacagTACCCAcacaaaaaatttataaatagtttaaaataaaaataatatcaaaataaacacatataaatgatttattaaaaaaaaaaaacaataaaataaaataaattaataaataaaaaaaaacaataaaattaaataaattaataaataaattaataaataaataaataaataaataaataaataaataaaattatttatatataaaataaaaaccacacccaaaaaaattttatttaaaaaaaaaaaaatagtttataaaattttattttaaaaaaaaaaatagttttttttataaaactattttttttttttacatatacaaataaatatacttcaaaataaaaaaggtgttttaaagaaaaaaaaagaaaaagataaatattaaataaatcctatcaataataaattatagtaataatagtaatagtaatttttgtataaaaaaaaaaacagaaaaaaaaaaaaaaaaaaaaaaaaaaaaaaaaaaaagaatacgtaattttttttttttttttttttttttttgtgtgtgaTTCGCACTTAAAcacaacaataaaaaaagaaacaaaacaGAGActccaataataaaaaaaaaacaaaaaaaaaaaaaaaaacaaagatatacgtataaatttttttttttaattttttttttaatttttttttaattttttttttattattgacaACACCATATAACATTAAAACACCAATTTTCTCgagaaaataatagtaataataaataaataataatagtaatagtaatagtaaaaataaatataataataaaaataaaatgaaaattgatTGTAAAAGAGTTTCATTAATTGGTTCACCTGAACCTAGATGGGGACATACTGGTACAACTTTACCTAATGGTAGTGGATTTATAGTATTTGGTGGAAATAGTAATAGAGCATTCAACGATAtacaatattataatatctttaataatagttGGTCAAAAATTGAAGCAGTTGGAAATGCACCATCAGAAAGATATGGACATAGTGCAGTACTATATCAATCACAATCAAGACCCTATAGTGATTCTTatcaaattatattttttggtGGTAGAGCTACAAGTAAACCATTCTCagatattaatatattatatgtAAATAGTAAGTTTAGTCTagaattctatttttattttttattttttttatttggaaaaataaatattcactttttttttattattatttttttttattattttttaattaaaaaaaacaaaggtAATAGAAGTTTTATTTGGAAACAAGTTACaactaaatcaattgaaggtAGAGCAGGACATACAGCAGTAGTTTATCGTCAAAATTTAGTAGTATTTGGTGGACATAATAATCATAAGAGTAAATATTACAAtagtgtattattatttagtttaGAGTCGAACGAATGGAGACAACAGGTATGTGGAGGTGTTATACCATCAGCACGTGCAACTCATTCAACATTtcaagttaataataataaaatgtttaTATTTGGTGGATACGATGGTAAAAAGTATTATAATGATATCTACTATTTGGATTTAGAGACATGGATTTGGAAAAAGGTGGAAGCTAAAGGTACACCTCCCAAACCAAGGAGTGGTCATTCAGCAACAATGATTCAGAATAATAAGTTAATGATTTTCGGTGGATGTGGATCAGAttcaaactttttaaatgACATTCATATACTACATATTGAGGGTGCAAATGAGTATAGGTGGGAGCAACCCTCCTATTTAGGTTTAGAGATTCCTCAAGCTAGATTTAGACATACAACCAATTTCATTGGTGGTAGAGTTTACATTTATGCTGGTACTGGATCTGGTAATTTAATGGGTGATCTTCACACTTTAGAATTCTTggatgataataatactcCTTTAATACCAATTACAATCTCAATACCAAtcacaaattcaaatagtaTTGTTGGTTCACCTAATACCTCAATTAGTTGTGGTGTTAGTAATAGTGGTgctagtagtagtagtggtggtggtattagTGGTCATccttcaattttatcatcttcatcttcatcttcttatTTATCAACTTCACCATTATCAACTTCATCTTTAGCTTCAAGTTATCAAAGTTCTCAAAGTTTacaatttaatcaaaatcaaaatcaaaataataataataataataacaataataataataataatattcaaacaacaactacaacaacaacaaataataataataataataataataataataataataataataataataataatgttgagtctaatcaacaacaacaacaaattcaacaccaAACATCACCAATGTCAGTATTATCaagatcaaattcaaatataagtttaaattcattaaattcatcaagttcatcaatattatcaacaccatcaacactttcaacaacaactacaactacaacaacatcacATGCATCACATACATCACATACATCAAATAGATCAAATGGAAGTAGAGGTGGAATACCATCAATACCACCATTTAATGGAAGATCAtcaaatcataataataataataatagtaacagtaataattataataatcatcaaCAAACCAAAACTAATTCTGCCGAAGAACTAATATTGGAAGAGTTAAAATCTTTGAATATTTATGATCAAGCTGCTTGTAATAAAGATTTTCAaaccaatttaaaaagaGTTGAAGAactttttaatcaaaaaattaaacatgAACAAAAGTATCGACAATCATTGGAAGAGAAATTGGGTAAAGCAAATCATCAAGTTTCTTTATTaacaaatcaaattcaaagtATCATTCAAAAAGATGAATTAACCTCTTTGAAAAAGGAATATAgtgaattgaaaaagaaacatAGTTTACTCTATTCAGAGGATATTGATGATTTACCAACTGAAACTTGTTTAAAACTTGAAGAAATTCATGTAAAATCTTTAGAAAAATTAAGAGTTAAAAAATTACCATCTTCTAATCAATTATCaacattacaacaacaaataccacaacaaccaacaacaataatatgtAATAATAgtcaaataattcaacaacaaccactaccaccattacaacaacaacaacaacaacaacaacaacaacaacaacaacaacaacaacaacaacaaccattaGAAATTCAAGAACAATTAACAATGTTACAATTACAACTTTCACAATtatctcaacaacaacaaaaccaaatcgataaacaacaaaaacaagaaaaattacaacaagaacaacaacaacaacaattgaaaaatattaatagattatcaatttcatcaaatagttcaacattatcatcaaaagatagtttttattttgaatcaaAGATTCAAGAattatcaaatcaattaaaagagaaaCAACAAGCTATTACCGATcgtgataataaaattaaagactttgaaaatcaattaaataaatataaattaatcgGATTGGATTCATTGGATCATTATCAGCTTTTAGAGTTGGAATCAAGTTTTCATAATggtttaaaacaaattggtTCTATAAAAGATCAAAGATACCTCAATCGTTTGGTTTCACTggaaaaagagaaagatcaattaaaagatcaaAATAGTTGTGTCATTTGCGCTTCAAACCCTCCAAATATTGTAT
It encodes the following:
- a CDS encoding hypothetical protein (P80 protein) encodes the protein MKILNILLILISFIYKIKGEIDCVTHSNDPSCVNYEYPIFNIRVDINRLCSSMPYMPICSIQKSCKQVRSSNGTCDEFSILGDSCTHDMPGMSGCNNFKKLCSKDSVIKQCSRIQSIKNLPKTMDIFSSIKSICNDMAMDGCEKCTKLSPSCAVLPIYSSLCLQMEGMSQCSNWTKMCSPSGNLLNLPISSGICI
- the rngB gene encoding Kelch repeat-containing protein → MKIDCKRVSLIGSPEPRWGHTGTTLPNGSGFIVFGGNSNRAFNDIQYYNIFNNSWSKIEAVGNAPSERYGHSAVLYQSQSRPYSDSYQIIFFGGRATSKPFSDINILYVNSNRSFIWKQVTTKSIEGRAGHTAVVYRQNLVVFGGHNNHKSKYYNSVLLFSLESNEWRQQVCGGVIPSARATHSTFQVNNNKMFIFGGYDGKKYYNDIYYLDLETWIWKKVEAKGTPPKPRSGHSATMIQNNKLMIFGGCGSDSNFLNDIHILHIEGANEYRWEQPSYLGLEIPQARFRHTTNFIGGRVYIYAGTGSGNLMGDLHTLEFLDDNNTPLIPITISIPITNSNSIVGSPNTSISCGVSNSGASSSSGGGISGHPSILSSSSSSSYLSTSPLSTSSLASSYQSSQSLQFNQNQNQNNNNNNNNNNNNNIQTTTTTTTNNNNNNNNNNNNNNNNNNVESNQQQQQIQHQTSPMSVLSRSNSNISLNSLNSSSSSILSTPSTLSTTTTTTTTSHASHTSHTSNRSNGSRGGIPSIPPFNGRSSNHNNNNNSNSNNYNNHQQTKTNSAEELILEELKSLNIYDQAACNKDFQTNLKRVEELFNQKIKHEQKYRQSLEEKLGKANHQVSLLTNQIQSIIQKDELTSLKKEYSELKKKHSLLYSEDIDDLPTETCLKLEEIHVKSLEKLRVKKLPSSNQLSTLQQQIPQQPTTIICNNSQIIQQQPLPPLQQQQQQQQQQQQQQQQQQQPLEIQEQLTMLQLQLSQLSQQQQNQIDKQQKQEKLQQEQQQQQLKNINRLSISSNSSTLSSKDSFYFESKIQELSNQLKEKQQAITDRDNKIKDFENQLNKYKLIGLDSLDHYQLLELESSFHNGLKQIGSIKDQRYLNRLVSLEKEKDQLKDQNSCVICASNPPNIVLLPCRHSSLCSDCCSKLTKCPICRSHIENKISIYQ